The following proteins come from a genomic window of Polaribacter dokdonensis:
- a CDS encoding GlsB/YeaQ/YmgE family stress response membrane protein: protein MGILYTIIIGAICGYIADVLMRDNGFGLIVNIIIGIAGSFVGDWLYGELGIKLNINPYWLEDIVVGATGAIIILFLVGVLRGTRAKRR from the coding sequence ATGGGTATTTTGTACACAATTATCATTGGTGCCATTTGTGGTTATATAGCTGATGTTTTAATGAGAGACAATGGTTTTGGTCTTATCGTAAATATTATTATAGGTATTGCAGGAAGTTTTGTAGGAGATTGGCTTTATGGAGAATTAGGTATTAAATTAAATATTAATCCTTATTGGCTAGAAGACATTGTAGTTGGTGCTACAGGTGCTATTATCATTCTATTTTTAGTAGGAGTTTTAAGAGGTACAAGAGCTAAAAGAAGGTAA
- a CDS encoding WD40/YVTN/BNR-like repeat-containing protein, whose amino-acid sequence MKKFTFFFFLSITFFGFGQQNPTSASKVAESLKTKENLAQNSLVKNVSFTNIGPTVMSGRVADVAVNPNNTTEFYVGYASGGLWYTNNNGTTFTPVLDNSPTQNIGDISVDWNSGSIWVGTGEKNSSRSSYAGIGVLKSTDQGKTWQNMGLTDSHHVSRILINPNNTDEVVIGVIGHLYSSNAERGIFKTTDGGKTWSKSLFINNDTGIIDVAVAPENFNIMYAASWERERKAWNFDGDGSNSAIYKSIDAGNTWLKVSDNSGFPTGNGVGRIGLAVFNENTVYALHDSQFRRPKGAAKKPSDALTKEDFKTMSNAEFLNLDDKKINTFLKNNGFQEKYRAENVKQMVRVGTVKPADLASYLEDANAMLFDTQVIGAEVFKTTNGGKSWKKTHDNFLDGVYSSYGYYFGEIRVDLQDENGIYVLGVPIIKSKDGGKTFTSISKENVHSDHQALWVNPKKSGHILNGNDGGLNLSYDDGENWTKLNDPAVGQFYSVYADTQKNYKVYGGLQDNGVWVASNNARVDKRWLQSGQNPYESIMGGDGMQVQVDERNQNIVYTGYQFGNYFRIDREKGNQVYIQPKHTLGESPYRFNWQTPILLSKHNQDILYLGGNKLHRSLNQGDDWETISDDLTTGGKKGNVAYGTLTSISESPFQFGLLYVGSDDGYINLTKNGGGTWTRVSNNLPQNLWVSRVIASAHKKERVYATLNGYRFDDFTPYVYMSNDYGQTWTNIGESIPTSAVNVIKEDPENENILYLGTDNGLYISFNQGKSWEAFSNNLPNVAVHDLVIQPTAKHLIVATHGRSLYKADISALQTMNADVISKSTHIFKVNNIRKNRNWGRSWSQWRTAYEPEITIPFYSNSNRKSTVSIYHNDVKVNEMQIDAAKGYNEANFDLTFSKKGLKSFEKANKKTKIRAAQNGANYLPKGKYTIKVNDATSKFEIK is encoded by the coding sequence ATGAAAAAATTTACGTTTTTTTTCTTTCTATCAATTACATTTTTTGGCTTTGGCCAACAGAACCCAACTAGTGCATCTAAAGTAGCTGAATCCTTAAAAACAAAGGAAAATCTAGCTCAAAATTCTTTAGTTAAAAATGTTAGTTTTACCAACATTGGGCCAACAGTAATGAGTGGTAGAGTTGCAGATGTAGCTGTAAATCCAAACAATACTACAGAATTTTACGTAGGTTATGCTTCTGGTGGTTTATGGTACACGAATAATAATGGTACAACATTTACACCTGTTTTAGATAACTCACCAACACAAAATATTGGTGATATTTCTGTAGATTGGAACTCAGGTTCAATTTGGGTAGGTACAGGAGAAAAAAATTCATCTAGATCTAGTTATGCAGGTATAGGTGTATTAAAATCTACAGATCAAGGTAAAACATGGCAAAATATGGGTTTAACAGATTCTCATCATGTAAGCCGTATTTTAATTAACCCAAACAATACAGATGAAGTTGTAATTGGTGTTATTGGTCATTTGTACTCTTCAAATGCAGAAAGAGGTATTTTTAAAACTACAGATGGTGGTAAAACCTGGTCAAAATCTTTATTTATAAATAATGATACCGGTATTATTGATGTAGCAGTTGCTCCAGAAAATTTTAACATTATGTATGCTGCTTCTTGGGAAAGAGAACGTAAAGCATGGAATTTTGATGGTGATGGTTCTAACTCTGCAATTTATAAAAGTATAGATGCAGGAAATACTTGGTTAAAAGTATCTGATAATTCTGGTTTTCCTACAGGAAATGGTGTTGGTAGAATTGGTTTAGCAGTATTTAATGAAAATACTGTTTATGCTTTACATGATAGCCAATTTAGAAGACCAAAAGGAGCTGCCAAAAAACCTTCTGATGCACTTACAAAAGAAGACTTTAAAACAATGTCTAATGCAGAATTTTTAAATTTAGACGATAAAAAAATAAATACCTTTTTAAAAAATAACGGTTTCCAAGAGAAGTACAGAGCAGAAAACGTAAAACAAATGGTTAGAGTAGGCACAGTAAAACCAGCAGATTTAGCTAGCTATTTAGAAGATGCAAATGCAATGCTTTTTGATACCCAAGTTATAGGTGCAGAAGTATTTAAAACTACAAATGGAGGTAAATCTTGGAAAAAAACACACGATAATTTCTTAGATGGCGTATATAGTTCTTATGGGTATTACTTTGGTGAAATTCGCGTTGATTTACAAGACGAAAACGGAATTTATGTATTAGGTGTACCAATCATAAAATCTAAAGATGGTGGAAAAACATTTACATCAATCAGTAAAGAAAATGTGCACTCAGATCATCAAGCTTTATGGGTGAATCCAAAAAAATCAGGGCATATTTTAAATGGTAATGATGGTGGTTTAAACCTTTCTTATGATGATGGAGAAAACTGGACAAAATTAAACGATCCTGCAGTTGGTCAATTCTACTCTGTATATGCAGATACTCAAAAAAATTACAAAGTATATGGTGGTTTGCAAGATAATGGAGTTTGGGTAGCCTCTAACAATGCAAGAGTTGATAAACGCTGGTTACAATCTGGTCAAAATCCATACGAATCAATTATGGGTGGAGATGGTATGCAAGTACAAGTTGATGAGAGAAATCAAAACATTGTGTATACAGGTTATCAATTTGGAAACTATTTTAGAATTGATAGAGAAAAAGGAAATCAAGTATATATTCAACCAAAACACACTTTAGGAGAATCTCCATATCGTTTTAATTGGCAAACACCAATTTTACTATCAAAACACAATCAAGATATTTTGTATTTAGGAGGTAATAAATTACACAGATCTTTAAATCAAGGTGATGATTGGGAAACTATTTCTGATGATTTAACAACAGGTGGTAAAAAAGGAAATGTAGCTTATGGTACATTAACCTCTATATCAGAAAGTCCTTTTCAATTTGGATTATTGTATGTTGGTTCAGATGATGGTTACATCAACTTAACTAAAAACGGAGGAGGAACTTGGACACGTGTTTCTAACAATTTACCACAGAATTTATGGGTGTCTAGAGTAATAGCGTCTGCACATAAAAAAGAGCGCGTTTACGCAACTTTAAATGGATATAGGTTTGATGATTTTACACCTTATGTATATATGTCTAATGATTATGGACAAACTTGGACAAACATTGGTGAGTCAATTCCTACATCTGCTGTTAATGTGATAAAAGAAGATCCTGAAAACGAAAATATCTTATACTTAGGTACAGATAATGGATTATATATTTCTTTTAATCAAGGAAAATCTTGGGAAGCATTTAGCAACAATTTACCAAATGTAGCTGTACACGATTTAGTAATTCAGCCAACAGCAAAACACTTAATTGTAGCCACACATGGACGTAGTTTATACAAAGCAGATATTTCTGCTTTACAAACTATGAATGCTGATGTTATTTCAAAATCGACTCATATTTTTAAAGTAAATAATATTAGAAAAAACAGAAATTGGGGACGTTCTTGGAGCCAATGGAGAACTGCTTACGAGCCAGAAATTACCATTCCATTTTACTCAAATTCAAACAGAAAAAGTACGGTTTCTATTTATCACAATGATGTTAAGGTAAACGAAATGCAAATTGATGCTGCTAAAGGATACAATGAAGCTAATTTTGATCTTACCTTCTCTAAAAAAGGTTTAAAATCTTTTGAAAAAGCAAATAAGAAAACCAAAATTAGAGCTGCTCAAAATGGTGCTAATTATTTACCAAAAGGTAAGTATACCATTAAAGTAAACGATGCAACAAGCAAATTTGAAATCAAATAA
- a CDS encoding DUF6973 domain-containing protein yields MKKIAVIFLLCIVNTTNAQKKYTGFFELSTPKKLWVMFHPFKAKKAFRISEETNKVSDSIRKTNLLDKDASGGEVDAFRHAFWMARLRQELGKTAARSLGKAHERENYKTFKKRKLEDGIVPDEISSIMDLHNNEQGLALVVKGEKISQKELILRVVNAIKKGKMRVIKKDEKGNFLTCDNKTILKSRLKGKWKNNKCLIPSNPKT; encoded by the coding sequence ATGAAAAAAATAGCAGTTATTTTTCTTTTGTGTATTGTCAATACTACTAATGCACAAAAGAAATACACAGGTTTTTTTGAGCTTTCTACACCAAAAAAACTCTGGGTAATGTTTCACCCATTTAAAGCCAAGAAAGCCTTCAGAATTTCGGAAGAAACCAATAAAGTTTCAGATTCTATTAGAAAAACTAATTTGTTAGATAAAGATGCTTCTGGAGGAGAAGTTGATGCCTTTAGACATGCATTCTGGATGGCTCGTTTACGACAAGAGCTAGGCAAAACTGCTGCTCGTTCTTTAGGGAAAGCTCATGAGAGAGAAAATTATAAAACTTTTAAAAAGAGAAAGTTAGAAGATGGTATAGTTCCAGATGAAATTTCTTCTATAATGGATTTGCACAATAATGAGCAAGGTTTGGCGCTTGTTGTTAAGGGTGAAAAAATATCTCAAAAAGAACTTATTTTAAGAGTGGTTAACGCAATTAAAAAAGGTAAAATGCGTGTCATAAAAAAAGATGAAAAAGGTAATTTCTTAACCTGTGATAACAAAACCATTTTAAAATCTAGATTAAAAGGAAAATGGAAAAATAATAAATGCTTAATACCTTCTAACCCTAAAACTTAA
- a CDS encoding succinate dehydrogenase cytochrome b subunit, whose translation MSGFFKSSIGKKVSMALSAFFLMVFLLQHLSINMMSVFSADLFNEVSHFMGTNPVVQFALQPVLIFGVVFHFVMGFILELQNRNARNVSYAQNNGSANSSWMSRNMIWSGLAILAFIILHFIDFWFPEINTKFIQGDWSGLHNGEFRYYHELQEKFVNPIRVAGYCIAFVFLGLHLAHGFTSAFQSVGAASLRKKLGVLGKAYAIIVPLGFIIIALYHHLNHNH comes from the coding sequence ATGAGCGGATTTTTCAAATCTTCAATAGGTAAAAAAGTGTCCATGGCACTTTCTGCATTCTTCTTAATGGTTTTCCTTTTACAGCATCTATCAATAAATATGATGTCTGTATTTAGTGCAGATTTATTTAATGAAGTTTCACATTTTATGGGTACAAATCCAGTTGTACAATTTGCTTTACAGCCAGTATTAATTTTTGGGGTTGTTTTTCACTTTGTAATGGGTTTCATTCTAGAATTACAAAACAGAAATGCAAGAAATGTGTCTTATGCACAAAACAACGGTTCTGCAAACTCTAGTTGGATGAGTAGAAACATGATTTGGTCTGGTTTAGCCATTTTAGCATTTATTATTTTGCACTTTATCGATTTTTGGTTTCCAGAAATCAACACTAAATTTATTCAAGGTGATTGGTCTGGTTTGCATAATGGCGAATTTAGATATTACCACGAATTGCAAGAAAAGTTTGTGAACCCAATTAGAGTTGCTGGTTACTGTATTGCTTTTGTATTCTTAGGTTTACACTTAGCACATGGTTTTACGTCAGCATTTCAATCTGTTGGTGCAGCTTCATTGCGTAAAAAATTAGGAGTATTAGGAAAAGCTTATGCAATTATAGTACCATTAGGTTTTATAATTATTGCGCTTTATCATCATTTAAATCATAACCATTAA
- a CDS encoding fumarate reductase/succinate dehydrogenase flavoprotein subunit, with product MALDSKVPKGPIKDKWTEYKNHINLVNPANKRHIDVIVVGTGLAGGSASATLAELGYNVKAFAYQDSPRRAHSIAAQGGINAAKNYQGDGDSTYRLFYDTVKGGDYRSREANVYRLAEVSANIIDQCVAQGVPFARDYGGLLDNRSFGGVLVSRTFYAKGQTGQQLLLGAYSAMNRQIARGKIEMFNRHEMLDVVIVDGKARGIIARNLVTGEIERHSAHAVVIASGGYGNVYFLSTNAMGSNVTAGWKVHKKGAYFANPCYTQIHPTCIPRSGDYQSKLTLMSESLRNDGRIWVPKNMEDVLAIREGRKKPTDLSEDERDYYLERRYPAFGNLVPRDVASRAAKERCDAGYGVNATGEAVYLDFASSFVRYGTEQAKIQGIVNPTDAKIKELGQEIVRAKYGNLFQMYEKIVDENPYETPMMIYPAVHYTMGGVWVDYNLMTTIPGCYAIGEANFSDHGANRLGASALMQGLADGYFVLPYTIGDYLADDIRTGKISTETPEFEAAEKDVRERIEFFINNKGTHSVDYYHKKLGKIMWDKCGMSRNAEGLKTAIQEISDLRKDFWQNVNVPGTDTEFNEQLAKAGRVADFLELGELFAKDALEREESAGGHFREEYQTEEGEAKRLKEFQFVSAWEYKGEPKDAVLHKEPLEYENIEVKERSYK from the coding sequence ATGGCTTTAGATTCAAAAGTACCAAAAGGTCCAATTAAAGATAAATGGACTGAATATAAAAATCATATTAACTTGGTAAACCCTGCCAACAAACGTCATATAGATGTAATTGTAGTAGGTACAGGTTTAGCAGGTGGTTCTGCTTCTGCAACTTTAGCAGAATTAGGCTACAATGTAAAAGCATTTGCATACCAAGATTCTCCAAGAAGAGCGCACTCTATTGCAGCTCAAGGAGGTATTAATGCAGCAAAAAACTATCAAGGAGATGGAGATTCTACCTACAGATTATTTTATGATACTGTAAAAGGTGGAGATTACAGATCTCGTGAAGCAAACGTATATAGACTAGCAGAGGTTTCTGCAAATATTATAGATCAATGTGTGGCACAAGGTGTACCTTTTGCACGTGATTATGGTGGTTTGTTAGACAACCGTTCTTTTGGTGGAGTTTTAGTTTCTAGAACTTTTTATGCTAAAGGTCAAACTGGTCAGCAATTATTATTAGGTGCATACTCTGCAATGAACAGACAAATTGCACGTGGTAAAATAGAAATGTTTAACAGACATGAAATGTTAGACGTTGTTATTGTAGATGGTAAAGCAAGAGGTATTATTGCACGTAACTTAGTTACAGGTGAAATTGAACGTCATTCAGCTCACGCAGTTGTAATTGCATCTGGTGGATATGGAAACGTATATTTTTTATCTACAAATGCAATGGGTTCAAATGTAACTGCAGGTTGGAAAGTGCATAAGAAAGGAGCATACTTTGCAAATCCTTGTTATACACAAATTCATCCAACATGTATTCCAAGATCTGGAGACTATCAATCTAAATTAACCTTAATGTCTGAATCATTAAGAAATGATGGTCGTATTTGGGTTCCTAAAAACATGGAAGATGTTTTAGCTATTAGAGAAGGTAGAAAAAAACCTACAGATTTATCTGAAGACGAAAGAGATTACTATTTAGAAAGAAGATACCCAGCTTTTGGTAACTTAGTACCAAGAGATGTAGCTTCTAGAGCAGCAAAAGAACGTTGTGATGCTGGTTATGGAGTAAATGCCACAGGTGAAGCTGTATACTTAGACTTTGCATCATCTTTTGTTAGGTATGGTACAGAACAAGCAAAAATTCAAGGAATAGTAAATCCTACTGATGCTAAAATAAAAGAATTAGGTCAAGAAATTGTAAGAGCCAAATATGGTAACTTATTTCAAATGTATGAGAAGATTGTAGATGAGAATCCATATGAAACTCCTATGATGATTTATCCTGCAGTACATTATACAATGGGTGGTGTTTGGGTTGATTATAACTTGATGACTACAATACCTGGATGTTATGCAATTGGTGAGGCCAACTTCTCAGATCATGGAGCAAACAGATTAGGTGCTTCTGCATTAATGCAAGGTTTAGCAGATGGTTATTTTGTATTACCATATACTATTGGAGATTATTTGGCTGATGATATTAGAACAGGTAAAATTTCTACAGAAACTCCAGAATTTGAAGCTGCAGAAAAAGATGTAAGAGAAAGAATTGAATTCTTTATAAACAATAAAGGAACACATTCTGTAGATTATTACCACAAAAAATTAGGAAAAATTATGTGGGATAAATGTGGAATGTCTAGAAATGCAGAAGGTTTAAAAACTGCAATTCAAGAAATTTCTGACTTACGTAAAGATTTCTGGCAAAATGTAAATGTTCCTGGTACAGACACAGAATTTAATGAGCAATTAGCTAAAGCTGGTAGAGTTGCAGATTTCTTAGAGTTAGGAGAATTATTTGCAAAAGATGCTTTAGAAAGAGAAGAATCTGCAGGAGGACATTTCAGAGAAGAATATCAAACTGAAGAAGGAGAAGCAAAAAGATTAAAAGAATTCCAATTTGTTTCTGCTTGGGAATATAAAGGAGAACCTAAAGATGCTGTTTTACATAAAGAGCCTTTAGAGTATGAGAATATAGAAGTAAAAGAAAGAAGTTATAAATAA
- a CDS encoding succinate dehydrogenase/fumarate reductase iron-sulfur subunit — protein sequence MNLTLKIWRQKDASTKGKMVDYKVTEISEHMSFLEMMDVLNEQLVNSGEEPVAFDHDCREGICGMCSMYINGEAHGPDRGVTTCQLHMRMFKDGDTITIEPWRAAAFPVIKDLAVDRSAFDRIQHAGGYISVNTSGNTQDANAIPIKKEAADTAMDAATCIGCGACVATCKNSSAMLFVGAKVSQYALLPQGQVEAADRVRNMVAQMDLEGFGNCTNTGACEVECPKGISLDNIARMNRELMKASV from the coding sequence ATGAATTTAACACTTAAAATTTGGCGTCAAAAAGATGCTTCAACCAAAGGTAAAATGGTTGATTATAAAGTTACTGAAATTTCAGAACACATGTCTTTTTTAGAAATGATGGATGTTTTGAACGAACAATTGGTAAACTCTGGTGAAGAACCTGTTGCTTTTGATCATGATTGTAGAGAAGGTATTTGTGGTATGTGCTCTATGTATATTAATGGTGAAGCGCATGGACCAGATAGAGGTGTTACTACCTGCCAATTACATATGCGTATGTTTAAAGATGGTGATACTATTACAATAGAACCTTGGAGAGCAGCAGCATTTCCTGTAATTAAAGATTTAGCAGTAGATAGATCTGCTTTTGACAGAATACAACATGCAGGAGGTTACATTTCTGTAAATACATCTGGTAACACTCAAGATGCAAATGCAATACCAATTAAAAAAGAGGCAGCAGATACAGCAATGGATGCAGCAACTTGTATTGGTTGTGGAGCTTGTGTAGCTACTTGTAAAAATAGCTCTGCAATGTTATTTGTTGGTGCTAAAGTATCTCAGTATGCATTACTACCTCAAGGACAAGTAGAAGCAGCAGACAGAGTTAGAAACATGGTTGCTCAAATGGATTTAGAAGGTTTTGGTAATTGTACTAACACAGGAGCCTGTGAAGTAGAGTGCCCAAAAGGTATTTCTTTAGACAACATAGCAAGAATGAATAGAGAATTAATGAAAGCCTCTGTTTAA
- a CDS encoding helix-turn-helix domain-containing protein: MGEKAKEKEIEKFELKKQKVLKKIVDKRKELGLTQWDLSEQLNLTYSGYFKVETGKTKLDVYRLFEILDTLKITPKEFFEDFEQ; this comes from the coding sequence ATGGGGGAAAAAGCTAAAGAAAAAGAAATAGAAAAGTTTGAGTTAAAAAAGCAAAAAGTTTTAAAGAAAATAGTAGATAAACGTAAAGAGTTAGGTTTAACTCAATGGGATTTGTCAGAACAGCTTAATTTAACCTATAGTGGTTATTTTAAGGTAGAAACTGGTAAGACTAAATTGGATGTTTACAGACTCTTTGAAATTTTAGATACGCTTAAAATAACACCTAAGGAATTCTTTGAAGATTTTGAGCAATAA
- a CDS encoding VCBS repeat-containing protein encodes MTKQYLLLGALISIFIFTKCKKERSENFLLNQVSASETGIDFKNQLTEDANHSIINYIYFYNGGGVATGDINNDGLPDLFFISNQNENKLYLNKGDFKFDDITKKSNIKSNADWNTGVTMVDINNDGFLDIYVCAVSELLDFKGHNELYINNGDNTFTEKAAEYGLDFKGYSTQSYFFDYDKDGDLDVYIVNHAVHTNLSHGKASKRNKRMPLVGDVLLQNNNGKFTDVSESANIFGGVNGYGLSASIADFNNDGWDDIYVCNDFHEDDYYYINNKNGTFSEELASKFSTISRFSMGSDAADITGNGYQDIITLDMLPNDEKVLKETEGDDAMLNMQANLKNLGYRDQYSRNMLQINQKGDYFNETALYNGVADTDWSWSPLFADFNNDGHQDLFISNGILRRPNSLDFKKYVSSTFKKYGQKNGLEWLYKSINEMPSGSVPNQIFKGNSTRFKETTGNWLANEASLSNGAVYVDLDLDGDLDLVTNNVNETAGIYRNSSSKSTKSADFQLVYKDNNKEAIGAKVTLYANGKKQTKQVFKSRGFLSSTEAKVHFGLDTIAKIDSVVVIWPNLEIQKIDNLKANEFTTINYTASNIFFTGDKIAKEAKVFKQENLINFVHEEDSYNDFFAEKLLPYKVSTLGPALAIADIDNNGFDDIFIGGASGNAASIYMNSGTSFKQGTQPEFEKDKAFEDNDATFVDIDNDGDLDLYVASGIHEKRNQNYEIDRLYVNTNGIFKRSEKKTLINPLNTSTIIAYDHNKDGDEDIFIGNLSNPGSFGATVNSAVLNNDGKGNYTIHLKFSFNGRVTDAVWADVNNDDQKDLLIASEWDSPKIYINTNGKFQLQEVPENLNGLWQSIQTFDVDADGDQDIVLGNWGENNRFTKYIDNPIYFYYGDFDKNGKKESIITYKVGEEYYPLNTKDELASQMNVMSKKFVNHANFALTPFNKIFNDSIIAKAKRSQIDILSSGYLENKNGVFNSFVPFEAKLQMGPITSFTKVNFNDKEQLLISGNSLKVNTYHGGYTALKGYFMSSLKEVESVSKYGIQPFHNQIKETEVIKMKNKNVLLVLANNDSLKTYSFK; translated from the coding sequence ATGACCAAGCAATATTTACTTTTAGGTGCCCTTATTAGCATATTTATATTTACTAAGTGTAAAAAAGAGCGTTCAGAAAACTTCCTTTTAAATCAAGTTTCAGCTTCAGAAACTGGTATAGATTTTAAAAATCAACTTACAGAAGATGCCAATCATAGCATTATAAATTATATCTACTTTTATAATGGAGGAGGAGTTGCAACTGGTGATATTAATAATGATGGTCTACCAGATTTATTCTTTATTTCTAATCAGAATGAAAATAAACTGTATTTAAATAAAGGCGATTTTAAATTTGATGATATCACTAAAAAATCGAACATAAAAAGTAATGCTGATTGGAATACTGGAGTAACTATGGTTGATATTAACAATGATGGTTTTTTAGATATTTATGTATGTGCGGTTTCTGAATTGTTAGACTTTAAGGGTCATAATGAATTATACATCAATAATGGAGATAATACCTTTACAGAAAAAGCAGCAGAATATGGTTTAGATTTTAAAGGCTACTCTACACAATCTTACTTTTTTGATTACGATAAAGATGGAGATTTAGACGTATACATTGTAAATCATGCAGTGCACACTAATTTGTCACATGGTAAAGCTTCTAAAAGAAATAAAAGAATGCCTTTAGTTGGTGATGTTTTATTGCAAAACAACAATGGTAAATTTACAGATGTTAGTGAGTCTGCAAATATTTTTGGTGGAGTAAATGGCTATGGTTTAAGTGCTTCTATTGCCGATTTTAATAACGATGGTTGGGATGATATTTATGTTTGTAACGATTTTCATGAAGATGATTATTACTATATCAACAATAAAAATGGTACTTTTTCTGAAGAATTAGCATCTAAATTTTCTACCATAAGTCGTTTTTCCATGGGAAGTGATGCTGCAGATATTACAGGTAATGGATATCAAGATATTATTACCTTAGACATGTTGCCTAATGATGAAAAGGTTTTAAAAGAAACTGAAGGAGATGATGCTATGCTAAATATGCAAGCCAATTTAAAGAATTTAGGCTACAGAGATCAGTATTCTAGAAACATGCTTCAAATCAATCAAAAAGGCGATTATTTTAACGAAACTGCTTTGTATAATGGAGTTGCAGACACAGATTGGAGTTGGTCTCCACTTTTTGCAGATTTCAATAATGATGGACATCAAGATTTATTCATTTCAAACGGAATTTTAAGAAGACCAAACAGTTTAGATTTTAAAAAGTACGTGTCAAGCACGTTTAAAAAATATGGTCAGAAAAACGGATTAGAATGGTTATATAAATCAATAAACGAAATGCCAAGTGGAAGTGTGCCTAATCAGATTTTTAAAGGTAATTCTACAAGATTTAAAGAAACTACTGGCAATTGGCTAGCAAATGAGGCTTCTTTATCTAATGGTGCAGTATATGTAGATTTAGATTTAGATGGCGATTTAGATTTGGTAACTAATAATGTAAATGAAACTGCAGGTATTTATAGAAATAGTAGCTCTAAGTCTACAAAATCAGCTGACTTTCAATTGGTTTATAAAGATAACAACAAAGAAGCTATTGGAGCCAAGGTTACCTTATATGCAAATGGTAAAAAACAAACGAAGCAGGTTTTTAAATCTAGAGGATTTTTATCTTCTACAGAAGCTAAAGTTCATTTTGGGCTAGATACCATTGCTAAAATTGATTCAGTTGTAGTGATTTGGCCAAATTTAGAAATTCAGAAGATAGATAATCTAAAAGCAAATGAATTCACAACAATAAATTACACAGCTTCTAATATCTTTTTTACTGGTGATAAAATAGCTAAAGAAGCTAAAGTTTTTAAGCAAGAAAACTTAATTAATTTTGTTCATGAAGAAGATTCTTATAACGACTTTTTTGCAGAGAAATTACTGCCTTACAAAGTATCTACATTAGGGCCTGCATTAGCTATTGCAGACATAGACAATAATGGGTTTGATGATATATTTATAGGGGGTGCTTCTGGTAATGCAGCTAGTATTTATATGAATTCTGGAACATCATTTAAACAAGGAACTCAACCAGAATTTGAGAAAGACAAAGCTTTTGAAGATAATGATGCCACCTTTGTAGATATTGATAATGATGGCGATTTAGATTTATATGTAGCTTCAGGAATTCATGAAAAAAGGAATCAGAATTATGAGATAGATCGTTTGTATGTAAATACAAATGGTATATTTAAAAGATCAGAAAAGAAAACGTTAATCAACCCATTAAATACATCAACCATAATTGCTTACGATCATAATAAGGATGGAGATGAAGATATCTTTATAGGAAATTTATCAAACCCTGGTAGTTTTGGAGCCACTGTAAATTCTGCAGTATTAAATAATGATGGTAAAGGTAATTATACCATTCACTTAAAATTTAGTTTTAATGGTAGGGTTACAGATGCAGTTTGGGCAGATGTAAATAATGATGATCAAAAAGATTTGCTAATTGCTTCAGAATGGGATTCTCCAAAAATTTACATCAATACTAATGGAAAGTTTCAACTACAAGAAGTGCCAGAAAACTTAAATGGTTTGTGGCAAAGTATACAAACTTTTGATGTTGATGCAGATGGAGATCAAGACATTGTGTTAGGAAATTGGGGAGAGAATAATAGGTTTACAAAATATATAGACAACCCAATCTATTTCTATTATGGAGATTTTGATAAAAATGGCAAAAAAGAAAGTATCATTACCTATAAAGTTGGTGAAGAATATTATCCATTAAACACAAAAGATGAGTTGGCTTCTCAAATGAATGTGATGAGTAAAAAATTTGTGAATCATGCCAATTTTGCTCTAACTCCTTTTAATAAAATTTTTAACGATTCTATTATTGCCAAAGCCAAAAGAAGCCAAATAGATATCTTATCTTCTGGTTATTTAGAAAATAAAAATGGTGTTTTTAATTCTTTTGTACCTTTTGAGGCAAAATTGCAAATGGGCCCAATAACTTCTTTTACTAAGGTAAATTTTAATGATAAAGAGCAACTTTTAATTTCTGGTAATTCTTTAAAAGTAAATACGTATCATGGAGGTTATACAGCTCTTAAAGGCTATTTTATGTCTTCTTTAAAAGAAGTGGAATCAGTTTCGAAATATGGTATACAACCTTTTCATAATCAAATAAAAGAAACTGAAGTGATTAAAATGAAAAATAAGAACGTGCTACTTGTACTTGCCAATAACGATAGTTTAAAAACATATAGTTTTAAGTAG